One Rosa chinensis cultivar Old Blush chromosome 5, RchiOBHm-V2, whole genome shotgun sequence genomic region harbors:
- the LOC112201550 gene encoding L10-interacting MYB domain-containing protein-like produces MGKKKSTVTETEGSGKIKATWPDEIVATFCDIAVKEVAKGNRPGTHFDKKGWSNVVEAFKKLTGRDYDKSQLKNKWDSLKNDWKLWCSLMHKETGIGWDPENPEYRKFRDVGISPDMMDIYDNMFKGTSALGHCVMIPSASIDVEEVVEDSELNVISVDDEEDPELGNEERGKKRTNEDRPAKGNKDKGVVRGPKGKKGKVGGAVKLYKQIDSLVEVVESRSTATSVHTSSQGTSIQEVMQVVASLPGAETGTKLWWFATELFCSQEKREMFSVMTDPDLKLQFLILNQKKVDSTL; encoded by the exons ATGGGAAAGAAGAAATCTACCGTTACTGAAACTGAGGGAAGTGGAAAAATAAAGGCCACATGGCCTGATGAAATAGTAGCAACATTTTGTGATATAGCTGTTAAGGAAGTGGCAAAGGGAAACAGACCAGGTACTCATTTTGATAAAAAGGGATGGTCTAATGTTGTTGAAGCCTTTAAAAAGTTAACCGGAAGGGACTATGATAAAAGCCAATTGAAAAACAAGTGGGATTCGCTTAAAAATGATTGGAAATTGTGGTGTTCTCTAATGCATAAGGAAACTGGTATTGGATGGGATCCT GAAAATCCAGAGTATCGCAAATTTCGCGATGTGGGAATTAGTCCTGACATGATGGACATTTATGATAATATGTTCAAGGGTACCTCAGCTCTAGGCCATTGTGTCATGATTCCTTCAGCTAGTATAGATGTTGAAGAGGTTGTGGAGGATTCTGAGTTAAATGTTATTTCTGTCGATGATGAGGAGGATCCTGAGCTAggtaatgaagaaagggggaaaaagagaacaaatgagGACAGACCAGCAAAAGGTAATAAGGACAAAGGAGTTGTGAGAGGGCCAAAGGGGAAGAAAGGAAAGGTGGGAGGTGCAGTgaaattgtataaacaaattgaTAGTCTTGTTGAGGTAGTTGAGAGTAGGAGTACAGCGACATCAGTTCATACAAGTTCACAAGGAACTAGTATTCAGGAGGTGATGCAAGTTGTTGCAAGTTTACCAGGAGCAGAAACTGGTACCAAGCTGTGGTGGTTTGCAACGGAGTTGTTTTGCTCTCAAGAGAAGCGAGAGATGTTTTCAGTTATGACAGATCCTGATCTTAAGCTGCAGTTTCTGATTCTTAATCAGAAAAAGGTTGATTCCACTTTGTAA